AAAATACCCAATACGGCAAAGAGATAATCAAGTGGCAGCAGGTATCCTCCCCTAAGGGCTATTTCACTATAATTGAGAATAAGATAACCAAAAGATGCAGCACCCGCCAGCAGACAGATACAATCCCACCATGTGGGTCTATGTAAGGAATAGGCGGGTTTTTTTCCCGCAGGGAATAATAAAAAAACCATCACAAGTAAGAAAATAATATGCCAAGACCGAAGGATAATTGCATCTAAAACGCCAAAACTTGAAACATACAATTGAAATAGTCCCCATATCACAGATAGAGCTGTTATGATAACAGCCATTATTCCCATATATTGACGCATACGCGTATCTCCTTCATATTTATAAGGGAGTTCTTCCGAAATTTCACCTGAGTTAATCGTTTTTGGTGTGTTCATAGATGCCTTCCTTTCTGTTGCTTTATATACCCAGTACTCATACTGTTTTACTGTGATGTGATAAATTATTATTAAGTAGAAATGATATCCTTTTCCCTTTAGTATGTCAACAATATTTCGAAATATATATGGTGTTGTATATCTGAATTCCCTGGAGAAGGTAGCAAGGGTTGCTTCTAAAGTTTCAAGTGGAAACAAGATAATAACCCGGTCTTTTTTAAACTTTGATAGACCGGGCCACAACACACATCTCTATAAGTTATTTCCATGATGAAAAGAATATAAATTATACTTAAAACGTCTCCAAGCGCACGCGGCTGCCCCGGCCGCTGGGTTCGGCCGGCTCAACAATCAGTTTGCGGGGCAAACGGGCCCTTAGTTCAGGCACATGGCTGATCACTCCGACGGACATTTGGGCAGAATGCAGTTTTTCCAAGGCAGACACCACGGTATCCAACAGCTCCTGGTCCAGGGTGCCAAATCCTTCATCCAGGAAGAAAAACTGCAAGGGGTACTGTCCGCGCAATTGAATGGATGCTGACAGGGACAAAGCAAGGGCCAGAGAAGTAAGGAACGTCTCTCCCCCGGATAAACTGGACACAGGCCGCTTCACGCCTCCGTTGGCATCATCCCGAATAACGAATCCGCCTGCGGAATCGACTTCAATGGCATACCGTCCCCGCGTCAAGTTCTTCAGCCGTTCCGAGGCATCCCGGCTGACCTGTATCAGCTGTTCTTCGGCCAGGTATTCCACGAAGGCATTGCCCCGCAGCACCGACTGCAGCTTGTCGTATTGTTCACCAAGGACAGTCAGTTCTTGTTCTCTCTTCTGAAGCTCTTTATAGCGCGCATGTTTTTTCTGTAACTCGTTCAGCATCTCCAGGGCCGCTCCTCTGGCTTCACGGGCCTCATCGACCTTCTGTTTAGCCTCATTTAACCTGCGAATGGCAGCTTGCCATTCTTCTTCACTCAAGCTCCGTCCGTCCAGTTGCTGTTCCAGTTTTTGAATTGAAGCAACGAGCTGCTTTTTGGTATCATAATGGTCCTCAATCGTTTGCTTATAAGCACTTAGCTCTTGCTCTGGCAAAACCGCTTCCTGCACAGCAGCAAGATTTTCAAAGCAAGATTGGGCTTGTTTTTCCTGCCATACAGCTTCGGCCTTGTGCCACCTTTCTTGGGCCGTTTCCAAAGCCTGATTAGCAGTGGCCAGTTGCTTCTCAGCTTCCTGCCACGCTTGCTGGGCTTGTTCATATACCGATCGAGTCTGTTGTTCCTCGTGGACCAAGCGTAGTAGTTGCTGATCCACTTCGTCCATCAATGGCTGGACATCACGTCCGTTGGTGATCCACTTCAGCTGAGCTTGAAGATCTTGTATAGTTTCGCTTTTACTTGTCAGCTTTGACTGAAGCTCTGCCAGCTTGACATCCAGCCGGTTGAGATTTTGGGACAGCAAGTTAATATTTTGCTCTTTTTCTTCCAAGAACGGCACACTTTTCTCCAGACGTTGGCGCAAGTCCTCTGCCTCTTTCTCCAATTGGCTGACTCGCTGTTGTTCAGCTTCGATGGTCTCTAATGAAAATCCTGGATAACGCTCTTGCCAGCGGCGGGTTGCTTCTGTCAGACGATCCGTCATCTGTTTTAACTTCTGAGCAAGATGCTTGTGTTCCTCTTCTTTGGCTTGCAGGGACTGACGCTGTTTGTCACATGCCTGTTTGCTCTCCCTCCATGCTTTGACCACCTGTTTGACGAGCTGCTCATGTTGTTCCACTTGAACTCCTAAGGCAGAAACGTGTTCCTGCATTTGCCGGTAAACCTGCTCCAAATCATTCATTGAAGCAGCTGATGGAGTGGAAGCAGCCGCAATCTCGTTTTGCCCTTCCTGCCCTGCATGAAGCTGGTCGTGTGCCCTGCCTAATAACCTTTCGTTATCCGGCATGAGTTCCACTATCTGTTCGGCCATTTGCTCCAGTCTCCATTGCAGAGGGTGGAGCTGGCTTCGGGCTGCGCTGGCCTCGTGCTGCCATTCGGTCAGGCGTTTCAGCTCCCTGGCCAGATCTTCTTCTCCATCTTCCTGCTTCTCCAGAGGGGCTGGATGGTGGGTTGATCCACAAACAGGACAAGGTTTTCCTTCCTCCAGATCTTGAGCCAGCTGCCGGGCCAGATGGGCCACTTTTTCCCTTTCTAGCGCTTCTTGTTTGGTCTCTATGTTCCGCTCTAGGATACCAGACAGCTGCTCTATCCGTTTTTCTTGTTCACACACTTCATCGCATAACTGCTGCGTGGCCTGAAACAGTTGCCCCAGCCGCTTGGCCTCTTGCTGCACTTGTTGATCCAGATCGCTGGCCTGTTGACGTGCTTGGCTTAAGCTTTTCTCCTTTTCCTCCTGTTCACTGAGCAGTTCACGAGCGGCCTGCTGCAGATGGCTAATCTCCCGCATCCCTTGATAGGCCTGATACACTCTTTCTTTGAGCTCAGCCGAAACTTGGCATTTAGCCAGCTGTGCTCTCAGCTCTTGCTGCCGCTCTTCTCCCCGCTTCTTCAGTTCTTTTTCCTTTTCCAACTGAGCAGCGGTTTGCTTCCGCTCTTTATCAAGCTGGTTCAGCTCCTCTTTCAGCTGCTGCTCTTCCTTGTTCAAGGCAGACAAGCGCTGTTCCATTTCTTTGGCCTGCTTCAATTGCTCCAGACGCACCGTTAATTGTGGTTCTTCCGCTCTTCTTTTGTGCTGTGCTTGTTCATAAGCGTATTTAGACTGCCCGTAAGCCGCTTTGGCCTTGTTCAGTGCCTGTTCAGCTTGCTGGTGCTTCTGTTGCCATTCCTGTACCGCTTGCCTGCTTGTTTCATATTCTGCCACATAGGGGAGCAGGGCTTGGGCTTGTTCAGCCCGTTTCAGTTCTTCCTCCAGCCGCTGGATGGTGGCGTGTTGCTCATTCAGCTTGTACAGTTCTTGCTCCAGCTCCTTTTTTTGCTGCTGCCTCTCCCAAATTTTTTGCTTGGTCCCATGGTCTTGTTCCGCCCTAGCCCGTTCTTCTTCAGCCTGCTGCAACATCTGTTCACAGGACTTTACCTTTTGCCCAGCAGCTTGCAAAGCCTCCTGGGAGGCATCTCCCAGTCCCGCCTGCTCAGCCTGCACTTCGTTCAGTTCATGTTTGACCTCCTGCAAGCGCTGATTCAGAGTGTGCCGCAGCTGGTCCCCATATTTCTCCAGGTTAAACAAGCGTTGCAACATTTGCCGCCGCTCCGCCCCTTTGAGGGAGAGGAATTCGGCAAATTTCCCCTGGGGCAACACCACAGCCCGGGTAAAGTCTTCGCTGGACAACCCTAACAGTTCATCGATTCTGCGGTTGACCTCACTCGTTTTATCAGCCAGGACGACCGGTTCATGACTGACGTCGAGCAGCCGGCAAGTCACTGTCTTGACCGTAACCTCCCCGCTGCGCTTAAAACTGCGCTCCACCCTGTAGCGCTTGGACCCCTGGGCGTTGTTGAGCTCAAAGGTAAAGGAAACAGCCAGTTGATCTTCAGCATGGTTGATGATCCCCTGTGTATTGTTCGCTGCCCGCTCTACTTTGCCGTATAAAGCCAGCGTCATGGCATCCAACAGGGACGACTTGCCGCTCCCTGTCGGACCAAAAATGCCAAACACGCCGCCTTCACACAGCCGGGAGAAATCCACTTCCTGTGCTTCCCGAAAGCTGTGTAACCCCTGCACTGTTAAGGACACGGGTCTCATGTTTCTGTCTCCTCCTTCTGTTCATTGACCAGCTCCAGAAATAAACGCACCAAGGCCTCTTCCGGTTCGGCCCCGCCGGTTTGCCGCTTATAGAAACGTTTAAACTGTTCTTCAATAGGCAGCTGGGTTTCACGTTTATATCCACTGTCTTGCTCCTGTTCCGGAAAGACGGGGCGGATATGGATAAAACCGGGATGGAGCTTCCTTAAACGGTGAATCTCTTCCAGCGACAGGGCATGCTGCACATGAACTTCCAGGTCAATCCAGGCATGCTGGTCCCGCCCTTCATCAATCCAGCGGTACACCTCATCCAACCCGTCTTCCGCCTTCCAGCGCACCAGGGGTTTGCCGCTGGAAAGGTGTATTTCACTGATCCGTGCTTCTTCTCCCGGACGTACATCCACCACCGTCACGGATTTGGCGTACCCTGCTTCGGAAAAACTGAAGGCCAAGGGAGATCCGGAATAACGGGCCGGAGCCTCAGCTTTCTTCACATCTTGAGGCCGGTGCAAATGACCCAGGGCAATGTATTGCGCGCTAGCAGGTAAGCTGGTGGTCCTTACTGTATAGGCCCCACCCACTTCGATCGGCCGTTCCGATTCCGTGGAGCTGCCTCCAGCCACATACAAATGGCTCATGGCTATGTTCACTGTACCGGCTGTAAAGTGGCGGGCCATGGTTTCAAACACCCGGCGGATACGCAGGTCATACTCATCCCGCAACAGGGTTTCACCCAACTTATCAGCCAGCAATTCATTGAGGCGGGATTCAGAGGGATAAGCCAAAGCTGCCAGGCGCAGCACTTCTCCTGCCTGCGGGACGGAAATATGCAGTACGTCTTCCGTTGGATAGCCGACAATGGTTATCCCATGCTCCCTGGCTAAGGATACCGCCGCAGATAACCGGTCAGGGTGATCATGGTTGCCAGCGATCACCACCACAGGACGGCGCCCTTTATCTGCCAGGCGCGCTATACTTTCGTAAAACAATTGCTCTGCCGCAGCAGGCGGGTTAACGGTATCAAACACATCCCCGGCCATCAGGATCACATCAATTTTTTCATCAAGCACAATCTCATACAATTCGTCTAAAAACTGTGCCTGTTCCTCCAACCGGCTGCGCCCCTCCAATGTGCGTCCCAGATGCCAGTCGGCCGTATGCAAGATGCGCACCAACATCCCCCCTCTTGGTTGTTGCTTATCATCACTTGGTCAAGCGGTTACGGCACAGCCAGCCACTGGCCGCCATCAAAGAAATACAAATATTTTTCGGTCACGTGCTCCTGCCAGATCTCTTCCACAGCACGGGTATACAACTCAAGCTGGACTTGGTACCGCTCCAACAGCACCGGCTTGGCCTCCTCAAATCCTCCTGGGAAGCGTCCGCTAATCGCATCGGTTTTGTAATCCAAGAGAACCAGTCCCTGTTCATCACGGAACAAACAGTCAATCACCCCTTGGATGAGCACCACTTCTTCTTCATCCGTATCCCGGGGCCCCTCCCAGTCCCGGTAAGCCTGGTGGGCGGGCAAACCATAGCTGAAAGGGACTTCCCGGCGCACAAAGGGGGCGGACAACAGCCGCTGGCCGACTTCACTTTCAAAAAAGCGGACTATAGCGGGAATGTCAATCGCCTCTGCCTGTTCCTCGGTTAATAGCTCCTGTTCCACCATGCGTACCACTAAATCTTGCACACACTCCTCCGTCACAGGAGCTGACAGGGGCACATGTTGCATGACCAGATGCATGGCCGTTCCTTTCTCCGCTGCTGACAGTTTCTGTTCCTGCACAAAGCGGGGCCGCTCGGCGAGAGAGGAACGGAAGGTGCGGATATATTGGGTATCGGTGTAAGCATCAGGTGCCATCCACTCCCGCTTGATTTCCGTCACCGACTGTTTGGAGCGATGGGTCGAGGCCGCCTGGTGAGGGTACCGCCAGGTGAGCTGCTGCTTTACCTTCTCCTGGAAAGGACTGCTGCTTGGGACCGGCAGGCCCTGCTCCAAGGCCTGCCAATAGGCTTCTTCCCTGATCTCCCGCTCCTGATCTACCTCGTTAAAATGGGCACGTTCCACAAAGGTCACTTTCCATCTGGAGGGGTCCTGAGCCACCTCTGTTGATCTGGGAGGTTGTCCGGAGTGATGCCAATCCTTTGCTTCCCGGTGCCGGATGACGGCCGGTCCGATCCAGTCCAGGTAACATGTGGCCCGGGCCCGGTCATGATCTGGCAGCAGCCACTCCCTGTGCGCTAAGGCAGTCTGCCAGCGCTCCAGGGCCTTTTCACCGTCCCTTACAGTTCCGATCAAATACAGTTTCTCTTTCGCCCGTGTTAAGGCCACATAGAGGACACGCATTTCTTCGGCGATCGCTTCCAGATGCAACCGCTGTTTCAAGGCCAACTGGGGCAAGGTGGGATAAGTGATCCGCTGCTCGGGATCAATAAACCGGGAGCCGAAGCCTAATTCCTTGTGCAACAGGACGTTCCCCCGCAAGTCCTGCATATTGAATGCTTTGCCCAGACCGGCTACAAACACCACCGGAAATTCAAGTCCTTTACTTTTGTGGATGGTCATCAGGCGCACCACATCTTCCTGTTCACCCAAGGCGCGGGCCGTACCCAGATCGTCTCCCCGGTCCTGAATCCGTTCAATAAAACGCAGAAAACGGAACAACCCCCGAAACGAAGTGCTTTCATAGATTCGGGCCCGGTCATACAACGCCCTTAAATTGGCCTGCCGCTGTTTGCCGCCGGGCATGCCCCCTACAAAGTCGTAGTATCCTGTTTCTCTGTACAGCTGCCAGATTAACTCGGACAGGGCACCTTGCCTGGCCCGGATACGCCACTTTTGCAACTGGTCATAGAACTGCTTCACTTTCTTGCCCAATGGTTCAGCGGCAAGTGTCCGGCAGGCTGTTTTCAGTGCGGTAAAGTAACTGCCCTGTTTAACTTGTAAGCGGATCTTGGCCAGTTCATTTTCTGAAAGCCCGACAATGGGAGAACGGAGTACGGCTGCCAAGGGGATATCTTGGTCAGGGTTATCGATCACTTTGAGCAAGGAGAGCATGGTGGAGACTTCCACTGCTTCAAAATAACCGCTGGACAGCTCGGCATAGACCGGAATGCCTTGCTGTTTCAACTCTTCCATGATGGTGGGCGCCCAAGGCATGGAGCGCATCAGAATGACGATATCACGGTAGGTGATGTTGCGCAAAACGCCTGTCTCCTTATCCAACACCTGGTGGAGCTTCCCAATTAAATCCTTAATTTTGCGTGCTATGAGCCGGGCTTCCAGCTGGGCACTCTCCAGTTCCTCTTCCGCTTCTCTCTCCCGATTCCCTTCTTCCTCCTCATCCGCCCCTGTGGCAGGATGCACGTTAACAGGTTCTCCCCGGTTAATGACCAATAATTCAGCGGCCGTGTCCTCATAGTCCGGATAGGCGGCCCCCAGCTTCAGCTCTGCCTGATGGTCGTAGGCTATCTCACCGATGCTTTCATCCATGATTTGGCGGAAAATATAATTGGTCGCATCCAGTACCTCTCTCCGGCTGCGAAAATTGCGCGCCAGGTCAATGCACAGACCAGGCCCCTCCCCTGTGCGGGTAAAGCATTGATATTTGTGTAAAAACAAGCCAGGCTCCGCCAGCCGGAAACGGTAAATACTCTGCTTCACATCGCCCACCATAAACAAATTGTTTTCTCTACTCACCAGTTGCAAAATGGTTTCTTGTACCAGATTGGTATCCTGGTATTCATCCACCAGCACTTCAACAAACTGCTGCTGAAAATCCAGCGCTACCTCCGAGGGGGATACTTGACCGGATGGAAGCCCGCTGGGCTGGCCCCCTTTGTCGCTTAAAATGTGCAAAGCAAGATGCTCCAGGTCATTAAAATCGACCAGCCCACGGGCTTTTTTCACTTCCCAGTAACGCTCTCCGAAAGCGCGGACAAGACGCACCAGTGTGCGCACCAGGGGAGCCATCTCCCGCACATCATGCACCAGCGCTTGGGGTGGGCGGCTGAACAGCTCTTGCAGCTTCTCAACCTGCTTTTTCACCTCATCCCTTGCTGCTTTCACCTTGTCCTGGATACTTTTATCCACATCTTTCCCCCGCACCGGTTTCAGCTTGCCGAAGCTGAACTGTACAAAAGCGCTATACATCTCCTCCCAGGACTGTTTGTGCAGCAGCGCCTGAATTCTCATCAAATCATCAGCCAGTGTTTCTCCATAAGGGGCCGGGCCTCCCGGGGCGTTCGCCCAATCCAAGGCTTGTTCCAGCACAGACCGGCAGCCATTCAGCTGCAACTTCACGGCTTGCAGCAAAACACTGGTCCAAGGCAAGTCATCTATCGGTGTATCCGGATCTACCTCGTAGCTGGCAGCCATCTGTTCCAGCCAGTCGTCAGGATCAGGATGGGAACGTGAAAAATCATACACCTTGCTGATCAGAGCCGAGAGTTCTGTATCCCCCCGGTCGGACGTATAACGGTCTACCAAGGCGTAAAAGTCGGCGTTATCCTGCTTGCCGTATTCCTCTTCCAACAGTTCCTCCAACACTTCTTCCCGCAAAAGCTCCGCCTCCGTCTCATCGGCGATGCGAAACTGAGGATCGATTTCCAGCTTGTAATAATGTTTGCGCACCACATTGAGACAGAAGGAGTGCAAGGTGGAAATCATAGCCCTGTTCAACAGGGACAGCTGTCG
The DNA window shown above is from Caldalkalibacillus uzonensis and carries:
- a CDS encoding AAA family ATPase; its protein translation is MRPVSLTVQGLHSFREAQEVDFSRLCEGGVFGIFGPTGSGKSSLLDAMTLALYGKVERAANNTQGIINHAEDQLAVSFTFELNNAQGSKRYRVERSFKRSGEVTVKTVTCRLLDVSHEPVVLADKTSEVNRRIDELLGLSSEDFTRAVVLPQGKFAEFLSLKGAERRQMLQRLFNLEKYGDQLRHTLNQRLQEVKHELNEVQAEQAGLGDASQEALQAAGQKVKSCEQMLQQAEEERARAEQDHGTKQKIWERQQQKKELEQELYKLNEQHATIQRLEEELKRAEQAQALLPYVAEYETSRQAVQEWQQKHQQAEQALNKAKAAYGQSKYAYEQAQHKRRAEEPQLTVRLEQLKQAKEMEQRLSALNKEEQQLKEELNQLDKERKQTAAQLEKEKELKKRGEERQQELRAQLAKCQVSAELKERVYQAYQGMREISHLQQAARELLSEQEEKEKSLSQARQQASDLDQQVQQEAKRLGQLFQATQQLCDEVCEQEKRIEQLSGILERNIETKQEALEREKVAHLARQLAQDLEEGKPCPVCGSTHHPAPLEKQEDGEEDLARELKRLTEWQHEASAARSQLHPLQWRLEQMAEQIVELMPDNERLLGRAHDQLHAGQEGQNEIAAASTPSAASMNDLEQVYRQMQEHVSALGVQVEQHEQLVKQVVKAWRESKQACDKQRQSLQAKEEEHKHLAQKLKQMTDRLTEATRRWQERYPGFSLETIEAEQQRVSQLEKEAEDLRQRLEKSVPFLEEKEQNINLLSQNLNRLDVKLAELQSKLTSKSETIQDLQAQLKWITNGRDVQPLMDEVDQQLLRLVHEEQQTRSVYEQAQQAWQEAEKQLATANQALETAQERWHKAEAVWQEKQAQSCFENLAAVQEAVLPEQELSAYKQTIEDHYDTKKQLVASIQKLEQQLDGRSLSEEEWQAAIRRLNEAKQKVDEAREARGAALEMLNELQKKHARYKELQKREQELTVLGEQYDKLQSVLRGNAFVEYLAEEQLIQVSRDASERLKNLTRGRYAIEVDSAGGFVIRDDANGGVKRPVSSLSGGETFLTSLALALSLSASIQLRGQYPLQFFFLDEGFGTLDQELLDTVVSALEKLHSAQMSVGVISHVPELRARLPRKLIVEPAEPSGRGSRVRLETF
- a CDS encoding exonuclease SbcCD subunit D, which translates into the protein MRILHTADWHLGRTLEGRSRLEEQAQFLDELYEIVLDEKIDVILMAGDVFDTVNPPAAAEQLFYESIARLADKGRRPVVVIAGNHDHPDRLSAAVSLAREHGITIVGYPTEDVLHISVPQAGEVLRLAALAYPSESRLNELLADKLGETLLRDEYDLRIRRVFETMARHFTAGTVNIAMSHLYVAGGSSTESERPIEVGGAYTVRTTSLPASAQYIALGHLHRPQDVKKAEAPARYSGSPLAFSFSEAGYAKSVTVVDVRPGEEARISEIHLSSGKPLVRWKAEDGLDEVYRWIDEGRDQHAWIDLEVHVQHALSLEEIHRLRKLHPGFIHIRPVFPEQEQDSGYKRETQLPIEEQFKRFYKRQTGGAEPEEALVRLFLELVNEQKEETET
- the addA gene encoding helicase-exonuclease AddAB subunit AddA is translated as MKVKAKPEGSQWTDEQWQAIAGGGNNMLVAAAAGSGKTAVLVERIIQKITDPDDPIDVDRLLIVTFTNAAASEMRKRIGEAIEKELSKRPASLHLRRQLSLLNRAMISTLHSFCLNVVRKHYYKLEIDPQFRIADETEAELLREEVLEELLEEEYGKQDNADFYALVDRYTSDRGDTELSALISKVYDFSRSHPDPDDWLEQMAASYEVDPDTPIDDLPWTSVLLQAVKLQLNGCRSVLEQALDWANAPGGPAPYGETLADDLMRIQALLHKQSWEEMYSAFVQFSFGKLKPVRGKDVDKSIQDKVKAARDEVKKQVEKLQELFSRPPQALVHDVREMAPLVRTLVRLVRAFGERYWEVKKARGLVDFNDLEHLALHILSDKGGQPSGLPSGQVSPSEVALDFQQQFVEVLVDEYQDTNLVQETILQLVSRENNLFMVGDVKQSIYRFRLAEPGLFLHKYQCFTRTGEGPGLCIDLARNFRSRREVLDATNYIFRQIMDESIGEIAYDHQAELKLGAAYPDYEDTAAELLVINRGEPVNVHPATGADEEEEGNREREAEEELESAQLEARLIARKIKDLIGKLHQVLDKETGVLRNITYRDIVILMRSMPWAPTIMEELKQQGIPVYAELSSGYFEAVEVSTMLSLLKVIDNPDQDIPLAAVLRSPIVGLSENELAKIRLQVKQGSYFTALKTACRTLAAEPLGKKVKQFYDQLQKWRIRARQGALSELIWQLYRETGYYDFVGGMPGGKQRQANLRALYDRARIYESTSFRGLFRFLRFIERIQDRGDDLGTARALGEQEDVVRLMTIHKSKGLEFPVVFVAGLGKAFNMQDLRGNVLLHKELGFGSRFIDPEQRITYPTLPQLALKQRLHLEAIAEEMRVLYVALTRAKEKLYLIGTVRDGEKALERWQTALAHREWLLPDHDRARATCYLDWIGPAVIRHREAKDWHHSGQPPRSTEVAQDPSRWKVTFVERAHFNEVDQEREIREEAYWQALEQGLPVPSSSPFQEKVKQQLTWRYPHQAASTHRSKQSVTEIKREWMAPDAYTDTQYIRTFRSSLAERPRFVQEQKLSAAEKGTAMHLVMQHVPLSAPVTEECVQDLVVRMVEQELLTEEQAEAIDIPAIVRFFESEVGQRLLSAPFVRREVPFSYGLPAHQAYRDWEGPRDTDEEEVVLIQGVIDCLFRDEQGLVLLDYKTDAISGRFPGGFEEAKPVLLERYQVQLELYTRAVEEIWQEHVTEKYLYFFDGGQWLAVP